From the genome of Seriola aureovittata isolate HTS-2021-v1 ecotype China chromosome 6, ASM2101889v1, whole genome shotgun sequence, one region includes:
- the anapc4 gene encoding anaphase-promoting complex subunit 4 isoform X1, producing MPAFRQVGEKQLPNPVLCMAWSPKRDLIALANTTGELLLHRLASFQRVWSLPPSEYTGKEITALAWRPDGKILAFSLGDTKQVVLCGVEKAEILHVFPVQNPGTCMHWMEVMEESSALSAFYNSEDESKLFLPKLPTLPKSYSTTSKIFSEEKSDEIMNLLGEVRLNILVLGGDHGFVELYAYGMYKIATLTGVSGRCRSLSLSSDLKSLSVITEVRSADNNPEICYVQLDTGLLSDCLPEVTRMARKFTHISTLLQYLHLSLTCMCEAWEDILMQMDLRLTKFVQEKNTTTQVQDEFLELLLWGQSSPELQALLMNQLTVKGLKKLGHSIESSYSSIQKLVISHLQSGSEALLYHLSEVKGMSLWKQKFEPLGLDSVALEGAITAVGSFSLKANELLQVIDKSMKNFKAFFRWLYVAMLRMCEEHVPPELNKMTQKDIAFVADFLSEHFSENEELFDRKGKYFNVERVGQYLKDEDEDLVSPPNTKGNQWLNFLQESTYLKESPLLFPSYPQKSLHFVKRMMENVIEHCLQKPAEVIGKSVKQAVFLPLYTVPESSENTPRLFELPSLWNDKKAKMHYVVFCMPEISPCKLYLLRKGTDPNRHIPNSVVSVDLSHHLDNADDNAAAQSHYVYSCLDARFYDDEMLTVVLQGAEEDNRRVLAQLPLSSTLSCETEFTWEPNLRLDQQTSAIPCQGLVLGNQWRELESMKAQFVAVNGIRKVACVLSANLRHIRVFEMDVEDEDEEGADSQNNSADQEGLDTTMTSQGQGEESVEAEGEAGEQRGDGFQKTEEHLESEEALELS from the exons ATGCCTGCCTTCCGGCAAGTGGGAGAGAAGCAACTTCCTAATCCTGTACTGTGTATGGCATGGTCTCCTAAACGGGATCTGATTGCTCTGGCAAACACAACTggagag TTGCTACTACATCGCTTGGCTAGTTTCCAGCGTGTTTGGAGTTTACCACCCAGTGAGTACACTGGGAAGGAGATCACTGCACTCGCCTGGAGACCTGATGGCAAAA TATTGGCCTTCAGCCTTGGAGACACCAAGCAGGTGGTGCTGTGTGGTGTTGAGAAAGCAGAGATCCTCCACGTGTTTCCAGTGCAGAACCCTGGGACCTGCATGCACtggatggaggtgatggaggagagcAG TGCCCTCAGCGCCTTTTACAACTCAGAAGATGAATCTAAACTTTTTCTTCCCAAATTACCAACACTCCCCAAGAG CTATAGCACAACGTCAAAGATCTTCAG CGAGGAAAAGTCTGATGAGATAATGAATCTCCTGGGAGAAGTCAg ACTGAATATACTTGTTCTTGGGGGAGACCATGGCTTTGTGGAGCTTTATGCCTACGGGATGTACAAGATAGCTACTTTAACCGGA GTATCAGGAAGGTGTCGCAGCCTGAGTCTGTCCAGTGATCTgaagtctctctctgtcatcacaGAGGTCAGGTCTGCCGACAACAACCCGGAGATCTGCTACGTTCAG CTGGACACGGGGTTGTTGTCCGACTGTCTGCCTGAAGTCACCAGGATGGCGCGCAAGTTCACCCACATCTCCACCCTGCTGCAGTACCTGCATCTGTCACTTACGTGTATGTGTGAGGCCTGGGAGGACATCCTCATGCAGATGGATCTTCGACTCACTAAGTTTGTTCAG gaaAAGAACACAACCACTCAGGTTCAAGATGAGTTCCTGGAGCTTTTGCTGTGGGGACAATCAAG CCCAGAACTACAAGCTCTTCTCATGAACCAGCTGACTGTCAAG GGCCTGAAGAAGCTCGGCCACTCCATTGAGTCCTCTTACTCCAGCATCCAGAAGCTGGTGATCAGCCACCTGCAGAG TGGCTCTGAGGCTCTGTTGTATCACCTCAGTGAGGTGAAAGGCATGTCCCTGTGGAAGCAGAAGTTCGAGCCCCTCGGTCTGGATTCAGTAGCTTTAGAAG gcgCTATCACAGCGGTGGGTTCCTTTTCTCTGAAAGCCAACGAACTTCTGCA GGTGATTGACAAGAGCATGAAAAACTTCAAAGCCTTTTTTCGGTGGCTGTATGTAG CTATGTTAAGAATGTGCGAGGAGCATGTACCACCAGAACTCAACAAG ATGACTCAGAAGGACATTGCCTTTGttgctgacttcctgtctgagcaTTTCAGTGAG AATGAAGAACTCTTCGATCGCAAAGGAAAGTATTTCAATGTGGAGCGAGTTGGTCAg TACCTGAAGGACGAGGATGAGGACCTCGTGTCTCCACCTAACACCAAAGGAAACCAGTGGCTGAATTTTTTGCAGGAGAGTACATACCTGAAGG AGAGCCCTTTGCTGTTTCCTTCATATCCACAAAAGTCTTTGCACTTTGTCAAGAGGATGATGGAAAATGTGATTGAGCATTGTCTACAGAAACCTGCG GAAGTAATTGGGAAGTCTGTTAAACAGGCCGTCTTTTTGCCCCTGTACACTGTGCCAGAGAG CTCTGAAAACACTCCACGACTTTTTGAACTTCCATCTTT GTGGAATGACAAGAAGGCCAAAATGCATTATGTTGTGTTCTGCATGCCAGAGATTTCACCCTGCAAGCTCTACCTATTACGGAAAGGAACAGACCCAAACAG acatATTCCCAACAGTGTCGTGTCAGTTGACCTCAGCCACCATCTTGACAATGCAGATGATAATGCTGCAGCCCA gtcTCATTATGTTTACAGCTGCCTGGATGCTCGTTTCTATGACGATGAGATGCTAACCGTGGTCTTGcaaggagcagaagaagacaACAGGCGTGTCCTGGCTcagcttcctctttcttccaCCCTGAGCTGTGAGACTGAATTCACCTGGGAGCCCAacctgag GTTGGACCAGCAGACCAGCGCCATCCCATGCCAGGGCCTGGTGTTGGGGAATCAGTGGCGGGAACTGGAGAGCATGAAGGCTCAGTTTGTAGCAGTGAATGGAATCCGAAAAGTGGCCTGTGTG CTAAGTGCCAATCTGAGGCACATACGTGTTTTTGAGATGGATGTGGAggatgaggacgaggagggAGCTGACTCACAGAACAACAGCGCTGACCAGGAGGGGCTGGACACTACCATGACCAGCCAGGGGCAGGGAGAGGAGAGTGTGGAGGCAGAAGGTGAAGCTGGAGAGCAAAGGGGAGATGGGTTTCAAAAAACTGAGGAGCATTTGGAGTCAGAAGAAGCGCTGGAACTATCTTAG
- the anapc4 gene encoding anaphase-promoting complex subunit 4 isoform X2, producing MPAFRQVGEKQLPNPVLCMAWSPKRDLIALANTTGELLLHRLASFQRVWSLPPSEYTGKEITALAWRPDGKILAFSLGDTKQVVLCGVEKAEILHVFPVQNPGTCMHWMEVMEESSALSAFYNSEDESKLFLPKLPTLPKSYSTTSKIFSEEKSDEIMNLLGEVRLNILVLGGDHGFVELYAYGMYKIATLTGVSGRCRSLSLSSDLKSLSVITEVRSADNNPEICYVQLDTGLLSDCLPEVTRMARKFTHISTLLQYLHLSLTCMCEAWEDILMQMDLRLTKFVQEKNTTTQVQDEFLELLLWGQSSPELQALLMNQLTVKGLKKLGHSIESSYSSIQKLVISHLQSGSEALLYHLSEVKGMSLWKQKFEPLGLDSVALEGAITAVGSFSLKANELLQVIDKSMKNFKAFFRWLYVAMLRMCEEHVPPELNKMTQKDIAFVADFLSEHFSENEELFDRKGKYFNVERVGQYLKDEDEDLVSPPNTKGNQWLNFLQESTYLKESPLLFPSYPQKSLHFVKRMMENVIEHCLQKPAEVIGKSVKQAVFLPLYTVPESSENTPRLFELPSLWNDKKAKMHYVVFCMPEISPCKLYLLRKGTDPNRHIPNSVVSVDLSHHLDNADDNAAAHCLDARFYDDEMLTVVLQGAEEDNRRVLAQLPLSSTLSCETEFTWEPNLRLDQQTSAIPCQGLVLGNQWRELESMKAQFVAVNGIRKVACVLSANLRHIRVFEMDVEDEDEEGADSQNNSADQEGLDTTMTSQGQGEESVEAEGEAGEQRGDGFQKTEEHLESEEALELS from the exons ATGCCTGCCTTCCGGCAAGTGGGAGAGAAGCAACTTCCTAATCCTGTACTGTGTATGGCATGGTCTCCTAAACGGGATCTGATTGCTCTGGCAAACACAACTggagag TTGCTACTACATCGCTTGGCTAGTTTCCAGCGTGTTTGGAGTTTACCACCCAGTGAGTACACTGGGAAGGAGATCACTGCACTCGCCTGGAGACCTGATGGCAAAA TATTGGCCTTCAGCCTTGGAGACACCAAGCAGGTGGTGCTGTGTGGTGTTGAGAAAGCAGAGATCCTCCACGTGTTTCCAGTGCAGAACCCTGGGACCTGCATGCACtggatggaggtgatggaggagagcAG TGCCCTCAGCGCCTTTTACAACTCAGAAGATGAATCTAAACTTTTTCTTCCCAAATTACCAACACTCCCCAAGAG CTATAGCACAACGTCAAAGATCTTCAG CGAGGAAAAGTCTGATGAGATAATGAATCTCCTGGGAGAAGTCAg ACTGAATATACTTGTTCTTGGGGGAGACCATGGCTTTGTGGAGCTTTATGCCTACGGGATGTACAAGATAGCTACTTTAACCGGA GTATCAGGAAGGTGTCGCAGCCTGAGTCTGTCCAGTGATCTgaagtctctctctgtcatcacaGAGGTCAGGTCTGCCGACAACAACCCGGAGATCTGCTACGTTCAG CTGGACACGGGGTTGTTGTCCGACTGTCTGCCTGAAGTCACCAGGATGGCGCGCAAGTTCACCCACATCTCCACCCTGCTGCAGTACCTGCATCTGTCACTTACGTGTATGTGTGAGGCCTGGGAGGACATCCTCATGCAGATGGATCTTCGACTCACTAAGTTTGTTCAG gaaAAGAACACAACCACTCAGGTTCAAGATGAGTTCCTGGAGCTTTTGCTGTGGGGACAATCAAG CCCAGAACTACAAGCTCTTCTCATGAACCAGCTGACTGTCAAG GGCCTGAAGAAGCTCGGCCACTCCATTGAGTCCTCTTACTCCAGCATCCAGAAGCTGGTGATCAGCCACCTGCAGAG TGGCTCTGAGGCTCTGTTGTATCACCTCAGTGAGGTGAAAGGCATGTCCCTGTGGAAGCAGAAGTTCGAGCCCCTCGGTCTGGATTCAGTAGCTTTAGAAG gcgCTATCACAGCGGTGGGTTCCTTTTCTCTGAAAGCCAACGAACTTCTGCA GGTGATTGACAAGAGCATGAAAAACTTCAAAGCCTTTTTTCGGTGGCTGTATGTAG CTATGTTAAGAATGTGCGAGGAGCATGTACCACCAGAACTCAACAAG ATGACTCAGAAGGACATTGCCTTTGttgctgacttcctgtctgagcaTTTCAGTGAG AATGAAGAACTCTTCGATCGCAAAGGAAAGTATTTCAATGTGGAGCGAGTTGGTCAg TACCTGAAGGACGAGGATGAGGACCTCGTGTCTCCACCTAACACCAAAGGAAACCAGTGGCTGAATTTTTTGCAGGAGAGTACATACCTGAAGG AGAGCCCTTTGCTGTTTCCTTCATATCCACAAAAGTCTTTGCACTTTGTCAAGAGGATGATGGAAAATGTGATTGAGCATTGTCTACAGAAACCTGCG GAAGTAATTGGGAAGTCTGTTAAACAGGCCGTCTTTTTGCCCCTGTACACTGTGCCAGAGAG CTCTGAAAACACTCCACGACTTTTTGAACTTCCATCTTT GTGGAATGACAAGAAGGCCAAAATGCATTATGTTGTGTTCTGCATGCCAGAGATTTCACCCTGCAAGCTCTACCTATTACGGAAAGGAACAGACCCAAACAG acatATTCCCAACAGTGTCGTGTCAGTTGACCTCAGCCACCATCTTGACAATGCAGATGATAATGCTGCAGCCCA CTGCCTGGATGCTCGTTTCTATGACGATGAGATGCTAACCGTGGTCTTGcaaggagcagaagaagacaACAGGCGTGTCCTGGCTcagcttcctctttcttccaCCCTGAGCTGTGAGACTGAATTCACCTGGGAGCCCAacctgag GTTGGACCAGCAGACCAGCGCCATCCCATGCCAGGGCCTGGTGTTGGGGAATCAGTGGCGGGAACTGGAGAGCATGAAGGCTCAGTTTGTAGCAGTGAATGGAATCCGAAAAGTGGCCTGTGTG CTAAGTGCCAATCTGAGGCACATACGTGTTTTTGAGATGGATGTGGAggatgaggacgaggagggAGCTGACTCACAGAACAACAGCGCTGACCAGGAGGGGCTGGACACTACCATGACCAGCCAGGGGCAGGGAGAGGAGAGTGTGGAGGCAGAAGGTGAAGCTGGAGAGCAAAGGGGAGATGGGTTTCAAAAAACTGAGGAGCATTTGGAGTCAGAAGAAGCGCTGGAACTATCTTAG